The following proteins come from a genomic window of Microbacterium sp. JZ31:
- a CDS encoding L-talarate/galactarate dehydratase: protein MTYTPDAIRTITLSTLRLPLATPISDAKVFTGRQKPMTEVVFLIAEIETEQGHSGHGFSYSKRAGGPAQYAHAREVAQTAIGEDPNDIQKLYTKLLWAGASVGRSGVATQALAAIDIALYDLKAKRAGLPLSKLLGAHRDSVRTYNTSGGFLNASIDEVRERASRSIEEGIGGIKIKVGLPDSAEDLRRVRAVREHIGDAVPLMVDANQQWDRATALRMGRRLEEFDLVWIEEPLDAYDAEGHADLARALDTPVATGEMLASVGEHERLIAARSCDIIQPDAPRVGGVTPFLRLMTLADQAGLDLAPHFAMEIHLHLAACYPREPWVEHFDWLDPLFEERLETRDGRMIVPDRLGLGITFSGQARAWTTDSVTIGR from the coding sequence ATGACCTATACACCCGACGCCATCCGCACGATCACTCTCTCGACCCTGCGCCTACCGCTCGCCACCCCCATCTCCGACGCGAAGGTCTTCACGGGCCGGCAGAAGCCCATGACCGAGGTGGTGTTCCTGATCGCCGAGATCGAGACCGAGCAGGGGCACTCGGGGCACGGCTTCAGCTACTCCAAGCGCGCCGGTGGACCGGCGCAGTACGCGCACGCGCGCGAGGTCGCGCAGACTGCCATCGGGGAGGACCCCAACGACATCCAGAAGCTCTACACGAAGCTGCTCTGGGCGGGAGCCAGCGTCGGACGCTCGGGCGTCGCCACACAGGCACTCGCGGCGATCGACATCGCGCTGTACGACCTCAAGGCGAAGCGCGCGGGCCTTCCCCTGTCGAAGCTGCTCGGCGCCCACCGCGACTCCGTGCGCACGTACAACACGTCGGGCGGCTTCCTCAATGCGTCGATCGACGAGGTGCGCGAGCGCGCGTCGCGATCGATCGAGGAGGGCATCGGCGGCATCAAGATCAAGGTCGGACTGCCGGACAGCGCCGAGGACCTGCGCCGCGTGCGCGCGGTGCGCGAGCACATCGGCGACGCCGTTCCGCTCATGGTCGACGCCAACCAGCAGTGGGATCGCGCGACGGCTCTGCGCATGGGCCGCCGCCTGGAGGAGTTCGACCTCGTCTGGATCGAGGAGCCGCTCGACGCCTACGACGCCGAGGGCCACGCGGATCTCGCCCGTGCGCTCGACACCCCCGTCGCCACGGGCGAGATGCTGGCGTCCGTCGGGGAGCACGAGCGGCTCATCGCGGCACGATCGTGCGACATCATCCAGCCGGATGCGCCCCGCGTCGGCGGCGTCACGCCGTTCCTGCGGCTCATGACGCTGGCCGATCAGGCGGGCCTGGACCTCGCCCCGCACTTCGCGATGGAGATCCACCTCCACCTGGCCGCGTGCTACCCCCGAGAGCCGTGGGTCGAGCACTTCGACTGGCTCGACCCGCTGTTCGAGGAGCGGCTGGAGACCCGCGACGGTCGGATGATCGTGCCCGACCGCCTCGGTCTCGGCATCACGTTCAGCGGTCAGGCACGCGCCTGGACGACCGATTCGGTGACGATCGGCCGTTGA
- a CDS encoding enolase C-terminal domain-like protein, whose product MNPTIARVEVVPVAGHDSMLLNLSGAHGPFFTRNIAILTDSEGREGLGEVPGGEAIRATIAEAGQLLIGRPVARFRSLLRAVASAFAHRDAGGRGLQTFDLRTTVHAVTALESALLDLHGQALGVPVAELLGAGQQRDAVPMLGYLFFIGDPDRTDLPYLREPDGADAWARVRREEAMTADGVVRLAEAARQRYGFRDFKLKGGVLDGDAEVDVVTALAARFPDARITLDPNGGWLLEDAVRLGERLRGVVAYAEDPCGAEGRFSGREVMTEFRRRTGLRTATNMIATDWREMAHAVRENAVDIPLADPHFWTMAGSVRVAQLCADFDLTWGSHSNNHFDISLAMFTHVGAAAPGEITALDTHWIWQDGQELTTAAPLIRDGEVKVPAAPGLGVELDRDRLAAANALYLEHGLGARDDAIAMQYLLREWVFDPKRPCLVR is encoded by the coding sequence ATGAACCCGACGATCGCACGCGTCGAGGTCGTACCCGTCGCCGGGCACGACTCGATGCTCCTGAACCTGTCGGGAGCGCATGGCCCGTTCTTCACGCGCAACATCGCGATCCTGACCGACTCGGAGGGGCGCGAGGGACTCGGCGAGGTGCCGGGCGGGGAGGCGATCCGCGCCACGATCGCCGAAGCGGGACAACTGCTGATCGGCCGACCCGTCGCGCGGTTCCGGTCGCTGCTGCGCGCCGTCGCAAGCGCGTTCGCGCATCGCGACGCGGGAGGACGGGGACTGCAGACCTTCGACCTGCGCACGACCGTGCACGCCGTCACGGCGCTGGAGTCGGCGCTGCTCGACCTGCACGGCCAGGCGCTCGGGGTCCCCGTCGCCGAGCTGCTCGGCGCCGGTCAGCAGCGGGATGCCGTGCCGATGCTCGGCTATCTCTTCTTCATCGGAGACCCGGATCGCACGGACCTGCCATATCTGCGCGAGCCCGACGGCGCCGACGCGTGGGCGCGCGTGCGCCGCGAGGAGGCGATGACGGCGGATGGCGTGGTCCGCCTCGCCGAGGCCGCGCGCCAGCGATACGGCTTCCGCGACTTCAAGCTCAAGGGCGGCGTGCTCGACGGCGACGCGGAGGTCGACGTCGTGACGGCGCTCGCCGCGCGGTTCCCCGATGCCCGGATCACGCTCGATCCGAACGGCGGATGGCTGCTCGAGGACGCCGTGCGCCTCGGCGAGCGCCTGCGCGGCGTCGTGGCATACGCGGAGGATCCGTGCGGCGCGGAGGGACGCTTCTCCGGTCGCGAGGTGATGACGGAGTTCCGTCGTCGCACCGGGCTGCGGACGGCGACGAACATGATCGCGACCGACTGGCGCGAGATGGCGCACGCGGTGCGCGAGAACGCGGTCGACATCCCCCTGGCGGACCCGCACTTCTGGACCATGGCCGGATCGGTCCGGGTCGCCCAGCTGTGCGCGGACTTCGACCTCACCTGGGGATCGCACTCGAACAACCACTTCGACATCTCGCTGGCGATGTTCACGCACGTGGGCGCGGCGGCCCCGGGCGAGATCACGGCGCTCGACACGCACTGGATCTGGCAGGACGGCCAGGAGCTGACGACCGCCGCGCCGCTCATCCGCGACGGCGAGGTGAAGGTGCCCGCCGCACCCGGTCTGGGCGTCGAGCTGGATCGCGACCGCCTCGCCGCCGCCAACGCGCTGTACCTCGAGCACGGTCTCGGCGCGCGCGACGACGCGATCGCGATGCAGTACCTGCTGCGCGAGTGGGTCTTCGACCCCAAGCGCCCCTGTCTCGTGCGCTGA
- a CDS encoding DUF3072 domain-containing protein, protein MTDADETPDTLGAADSGADPAAKDPSTWVTGDEPMTAPQRSYLDTLAREAGEEIPADLSKAEASEQIERLQDKTGRSSG, encoded by the coding sequence ATGACGGATGCAGACGAGACCCCGGACACCCTTGGTGCGGCCGACTCCGGCGCCGACCCCGCGGCGAAGGACCCGTCGACGTGGGTCACGGGCGACGAGCCGATGACGGCCCCGCAGCGCAGCTATCTCGACACGCTGGCGCGCGAGGCCGGCGAGGAGATCCCGGCCGACCTGTCGAAGGCGGAGGCGTCGGAGCAGATCGAGCGCCTCCAGGACAAGACGGGACGCTCCTCGGGCTGA
- the glmM gene encoding phosphoglucosamine mutase, whose protein sequence is MPLFGTDGVRGLANGTLTADLALSLAQATAVVLGQGRSAEARRAAGRRAEVVIGRDPRISGQFLSAAVSAGLAASGIDVYDAGVVPTPGLAFLVADRDADFGVMVSASHNPAPDNGIKIFARGGVKLPDEVERRIEAALADDKLLPTGADVGRIRVFADAEDRYVLHLLQSLPNRLDGIHVVLDCAHGAAAGVSPETFRDAGAKVTVIGAEPDGININDGVGSTHLDNLAEAVVAVGADVGIAHDGDADRCLAVDAQGRVVDGDQIMAILAASMKERGVLAKDTLVATVMSNLGLHRAMRERGITVLQTAVGDRYVLEAMNEGGYSLGGEQSGHVIMSEFATTGDGLLTGLHLLAEMARTGKSLAELASIMTVYPQVLINVKDVDRTRVADEGVQDAVREVEAELGDTGRVLLRASGTEQLVRVMVEAADEATAQRAAERLADVVRERLAL, encoded by the coding sequence ATGCCGCTCTTCGGCACGGACGGTGTGCGAGGGCTCGCCAACGGCACCCTCACCGCCGATCTGGCACTGTCCCTGGCCCAGGCGACCGCGGTCGTCCTGGGCCAGGGCCGTTCGGCCGAGGCCCGTCGGGCCGCCGGCCGTCGCGCGGAGGTCGTCATTGGCCGCGACCCGCGCATCTCCGGCCAGTTCCTGTCGGCCGCGGTGTCGGCAGGCCTCGCCGCATCGGGCATCGACGTCTACGACGCCGGCGTCGTGCCGACGCCGGGTCTGGCTTTCCTCGTGGCCGACCGCGACGCGGACTTCGGCGTCATGGTCTCGGCGTCGCACAATCCGGCGCCCGACAACGGCATCAAGATCTTCGCGCGCGGCGGGGTGAAGCTCCCCGACGAGGTCGAGCGCCGCATCGAAGCCGCTCTCGCGGACGACAAGCTGCTGCCCACCGGCGCCGACGTGGGGCGCATCAGGGTCTTCGCCGACGCCGAGGACCGCTACGTCCTGCACCTGCTGCAGTCTCTGCCCAACCGACTCGACGGCATCCACGTCGTGCTCGACTGCGCCCACGGCGCGGCGGCCGGCGTCTCGCCCGAGACCTTCCGCGACGCGGGGGCGAAGGTCACCGTGATCGGCGCCGAGCCCGACGGCATCAACATCAACGACGGCGTCGGATCGACGCATCTCGACAATCTCGCCGAAGCCGTCGTCGCCGTGGGAGCCGACGTCGGCATCGCCCACGACGGCGACGCGGATCGCTGCCTCGCGGTGGACGCGCAGGGGCGCGTCGTCGACGGCGATCAGATCATGGCGATCCTCGCCGCGTCGATGAAGGAGCGCGGCGTCCTCGCGAAGGACACCCTCGTCGCGACCGTCATGAGCAACCTCGGTCTGCACCGGGCCATGCGCGAGCGCGGGATCACCGTGCTGCAGACCGCTGTGGGCGACCGCTACGTGCTCGAAGCGATGAACGAGGGCGGCTACTCGCTCGGCGGCGAGCAGTCGGGTCACGTCATCATGAGCGAGTTCGCCACGACCGGCGACGGCCTGCTCACGGGCCTGCACCTGCTCGCCGAGATGGCCCGCACGGGGAAGTCGCTCGCCGAGCTGGCGTCGATCATGACCGTCTACCCGCAGGTGCTCATCAACGTCAAGGACGTCGATCGCACCCGCGTCGCGGACGAGGGCGTGCAGGATGCGGTGCGCGAGGTGGAGGCCGAGCTCGGCGACACCGGCCGTGTGCTGCTGCGCGCATCCGGCACCGAGCAGCTCGTGCGCGTCATGGTCGAGGCAGCGGATGAGGCCACCGCCCAGCGCGCCGCGGAGCGCCTCGCCGACGTCGTGCGGGAGCGGCTCGCCCTGTAG
- the rplM gene encoding 50S ribosomal protein L13 has product MTRTYTPKAGEAQREWLVIDATDVVLGRLASHAAALLRGKHKATFAPHMDMGDFVIIVNADKVALTGQKLQQKQAYRHSGYPGGLKAVSYSELLEKNPVRAVEKAIRGMLPKNSLGRQQLAKLKVYTGAEHPHAAQQPKTYTLDQVAQ; this is encoded by the coding sequence GTGACGCGCACTTACACCCCGAAGGCCGGTGAGGCCCAGCGCGAGTGGCTCGTGATCGACGCCACCGACGTCGTCCTCGGCCGCCTCGCCTCGCACGCCGCCGCGCTCCTGCGTGGCAAGCACAAGGCGACGTTCGCCCCCCACATGGACATGGGCGACTTCGTCATCATCGTGAACGCCGACAAGGTCGCGCTCACGGGCCAGAAGCTTCAGCAGAAGCAGGCCTACCGTCACTCGGGCTACCCGGGCGGCCTCAAGGCCGTGTCGTACTCGGAGCTGCTCGAGAAGAACCCGGTCCGCGCTGTCGAGAAGGCCATCCGTGGCATGCTCCCCAAGAACAGCCTCGGCCGTCAGCAGCTCGCCAAGCTGAAGGTGTACACGGGTGCCGAGCACCCGCACGCCGCGCAGCAGCCCAAGACGTACACCCTCGACCAGGTCGCCCAGTAA
- a CDS encoding aldehyde dehydrogenase (NADP(+)) yields the protein MTELTGHSLIAGERVAGTSGTVHGVSPATGERLEPAYTLLDADQAAAATAAAAEAFASFSRLEPAKHAAFLEDVADRIDALGDRLVERASLETGLTRPRLEGERSRTSNQLRLFAQVVRQGDHRGARIDPAMPDRTPLPRADIRQRKVPLGPVLVFGASNFPLAFSTAGGDTASALAAGCPVVFKAHNAHPGTSELVGDAIAEAVAAHGLHPGVFSLVYGPGSSIGQALVADPAIQAVGFTGSRAGGLAIVRTAQSRPVPIPVYAEMSSVNPVFILPGALQGDAERLAADYVTSVSGSSGQLCTQPGIVFLPHGEDGDRFLAEAGRIVSGSDGQVMLTPGMAGAWRDGVATRAGRRGVETVARGPEGPGENAPGSVLHASEISTFLSDDELQGEIFGAASLVVRYDGAGDLAAAAAHLEGQLTATIHLTDADHVIAAELLPVLERKAGRILANGWPTGVEVGHAMVHGGPFPATSDARTTSVGTLAIERFLRPVAYQNIPDALLPAPLQDANPWNLNRRIDGAIQLSEER from the coding sequence ATGACCGAGCTGACCGGCCACTCCCTGATCGCCGGCGAGCGCGTCGCCGGCACCTCCGGCACCGTGCACGGCGTCTCGCCCGCAACGGGCGAGCGCCTCGAGCCGGCGTACACGCTGCTCGATGCCGACCAGGCCGCCGCCGCCACGGCCGCCGCCGCCGAGGCCTTCGCGTCGTTCTCGCGCCTGGAGCCCGCGAAGCACGCGGCGTTCCTCGAGGACGTCGCCGACCGCATCGACGCCCTGGGCGACCGGCTCGTCGAGCGGGCGTCGCTCGAGACCGGGCTGACGCGCCCCCGTCTCGAGGGCGAGCGGTCGCGCACCAGCAACCAGCTGCGGCTGTTCGCCCAGGTCGTGCGCCAGGGCGACCACCGCGGTGCCCGGATCGACCCCGCGATGCCGGACCGCACGCCCCTGCCGCGCGCGGACATCCGCCAGCGCAAGGTGCCGCTGGGTCCCGTGCTGGTCTTCGGCGCCTCCAACTTCCCGCTCGCCTTCTCGACGGCCGGCGGCGATACCGCCTCGGCGCTCGCGGCGGGATGCCCGGTCGTCTTCAAGGCGCACAACGCCCACCCCGGCACGAGCGAGCTCGTCGGCGACGCGATCGCCGAGGCCGTCGCGGCGCACGGTCTGCATCCCGGCGTCTTCTCGCTGGTCTACGGCCCCGGCTCGTCGATCGGCCAGGCGCTCGTCGCGGACCCGGCGATCCAGGCCGTCGGCTTCACGGGATCGCGCGCCGGCGGGCTCGCGATCGTCCGGACCGCGCAGAGCCGCCCCGTCCCGATCCCGGTCTACGCCGAGATGAGCTCGGTCAATCCCGTGTTCATCCTCCCCGGCGCGCTCCAGGGCGACGCCGAGCGGCTCGCCGCCGATTACGTCACGAGCGTGAGCGGCTCGAGCGGGCAGCTCTGCACGCAGCCGGGCATCGTCTTCCTGCCGCACGGCGAGGACGGCGACCGCTTCCTCGCGGAGGCGGGGCGGATCGTGTCCGGCTCGGATGGCCAGGTCATGCTGACGCCGGGCATGGCCGGCGCCTGGCGCGACGGCGTCGCGACCCGCGCCGGCCGCCGGGGCGTGGAGACGGTCGCGCGCGGGCCCGAGGGACCGGGCGAGAACGCGCCGGGCTCCGTCCTGCACGCGTCGGAGATCTCCACGTTCCTCTCCGACGACGAGCTGCAGGGCGAGATCTTCGGAGCCGCCTCGCTCGTGGTCCGCTACGACGGCGCCGGCGACCTCGCCGCCGCGGCGGCGCACCTCGAGGGGCAGCTGACGGCGACCATCCACCTCACGGACGCGGACCATGTGATCGCGGCCGAGCTGCTGCCGGTGCTCGAGCGCAAGGCCGGACGGATCCTGGCCAACGGGTGGCCGACGGGCGTCGAGGTCGGGCACGCGATGGTGCACGGCGGCCCGTTCCCGGCGACCTCGGATGCGCGCACGACGAGCGTCGGCACGCTCGCGATCGAGCGCTTCCTGCGACCCGTGGCGTACCAGAACATCCCGGATGCGCTGCTTCCCGCTCCCTTGCAGGACGCGAATCCGTGGAACCTCAACCGCCGCATCGACGGCGCGATCCAGCTGAGCGAGGAACGATGA
- the kdgD gene encoding 5-dehydro-4-deoxyglucarate dehydratase, whose amino-acid sequence MARFTPSELAAHLKDGLLSFPVTAFTADLAFDERTFREHVEWQSSFDVAGLFAAGGTGEGFSLSPAESAAVVRAAVESSRPEVPVLASAGGATWQAVENARAAEQAGAEGLLILPPYLTECDQQGLEAHVDAIAAATRLPLIVYNRANGVYAAETVARLADKHETFIGFKDAVGDIEHLAKVYARNGDRLFYLGGLPTAETFALPLLQMGLSTYSSAIFNFLPEFALDFYRDVRAQDRPAVTEKLTRFVLPYLEIRDRVRGYGVSIVKAGLRVVGRDAGPVRPPLQDLTEQDLTDLRALVERARVRQTAAI is encoded by the coding sequence GTGGCACGTTTCACCCCCTCAGAGCTCGCGGCCCATCTGAAGGACGGGCTCCTCTCCTTCCCCGTGACCGCCTTCACCGCGGATCTCGCCTTCGACGAGCGGACCTTCCGCGAGCACGTGGAATGGCAGTCCAGCTTCGACGTCGCGGGCCTGTTCGCCGCCGGCGGCACGGGCGAGGGCTTCAGCCTGAGCCCGGCGGAGTCGGCGGCCGTCGTCCGCGCGGCGGTCGAGTCGTCGCGCCCCGAGGTCCCCGTGCTGGCTTCCGCGGGCGGTGCGACATGGCAGGCGGTCGAGAACGCGCGTGCCGCCGAACAGGCGGGTGCCGAGGGCCTGCTCATCCTGCCCCCGTACCTGACCGAGTGCGACCAGCAGGGCCTCGAGGCCCACGTCGACGCGATCGCCGCGGCCACGCGCCTTCCCCTGATCGTCTACAACCGCGCGAACGGCGTGTACGCGGCGGAGACGGTGGCCCGCCTGGCGGACAAGCACGAGACCTTCATCGGCTTCAAGGACGCCGTCGGCGACATCGAGCACCTCGCGAAGGTCTACGCGCGCAACGGCGACCGCCTGTTCTACCTGGGCGGCCTGCCGACCGCCGAGACGTTCGCGCTCCCGCTGCTGCAGATGGGGCTGAGCACGTACTCGTCCGCGATCTTCAACTTCCTCCCCGAGTTCGCGCTCGACTTCTACCGCGACGTGCGCGCACAGGACCGCCCCGCCGTGACGGAGAAGCTCACGCGCTTCGTGCTGCCGTACCTCGAGATCCGCGACCGTGTCCGCGGCTACGGCGTCTCGATCGTGAAGGCGGGCCTGCGTGTCGTCGGCCGTGACGCCGGGCCGGTCCGCCCGCCGCTGCAGGATCTGACGGAGCAGGACCTCACCGACCTCCGCGCGCTCGTGGAGCGCGCACGCGTCCGCCAGACGGCCGCGATCTGA
- a CDS encoding FadR/GntR family transcriptional regulator gives MSRSRAEEIARTLADRIVDGTIASGDRLPSEGRLVDEFGASRTVVREALHRLQSLGLVRTRVGSGSYALTPPSASAGDDWLSARGESERDELHAFRIAIEAESAALAARAPSEAHLRAIDVALTALAEATLPVETVDADFAFHRAVAAASGNRYLLTALDRIGARAIVLPSARISDAERDPADAGAVLAEHRAVASAIRLRDPLAAAAAMRAHLVASAARRSAP, from the coding sequence ATGAGCCGATCGCGCGCCGAGGAGATCGCCCGGACCCTCGCCGATCGCATCGTGGACGGCACGATCGCCTCCGGCGACAGACTGCCGAGCGAGGGCCGTCTCGTCGACGAGTTCGGCGCGAGCCGCACCGTCGTGCGCGAGGCCCTCCACCGACTGCAGTCGCTCGGGCTGGTGCGCACCCGGGTGGGGTCGGGAAGCTATGCCCTCACGCCGCCCTCGGCGTCCGCCGGCGACGACTGGCTGTCGGCACGCGGCGAGTCCGAGCGCGATGAGCTCCATGCGTTCCGCATCGCAATCGAGGCGGAGTCCGCGGCGCTTGCCGCACGCGCGCCCTCGGAGGCCCACCTGCGCGCGATCGACGTGGCCCTGACCGCGCTCGCCGAGGCGACGCTGCCCGTGGAGACGGTCGACGCCGACTTCGCCTTCCACCGCGCCGTCGCCGCCGCCTCGGGCAACCGGTACCTGCTGACGGCGCTGGACCGCATCGGCGCGCGAGCCATCGTGCTCCCGTCGGCGCGCATCTCCGACGCCGAGCGCGACCCGGCGGACGCCGGCGCGGTGCTCGCCGAGCATCGCGCCGTGGCGAGCGCGATCCGGCTCCGCGATCCGCTCGCCGCGGCCGCGGCCATGCGCGCCCACCTGGTCGCCTCGGCCGCGCGCCGATCCGCTCCCTGA
- the rpsI gene encoding 30S ribosomal protein S9 — translation MTDIDTQNYSTETPATEAVDAPRPVLNVSGAAVGRRKQAIARVRVVPGSGTITVNGRTLEDYFPNKLHQQLINDPFTVLSLGGAYDVIARISGGGPSGQAGALRLAIARALNEIDRENNRPTLKKAGFLTRDARVIERKKAGLKKARKASQFSKR, via the coding sequence GTGACTGACATCGACACCCAGAACTACTCCACGGAGACGCCGGCCACCGAGGCCGTCGACGCTCCCCGTCCCGTCCTCAACGTCTCCGGCGCCGCCGTGGGTCGCCGCAAGCAGGCCATCGCCCGCGTGCGCGTCGTCCCGGGCTCGGGCACGATCACGGTCAACGGCCGCACGCTCGAGGACTACTTCCCGAACAAGCTGCACCAGCAGCTGATCAACGACCCGTTCACGGTGCTCAGCCTCGGCGGCGCCTACGACGTGATCGCCCGCATCTCGGGCGGCGGCCCCTCGGGCCAGGCCGGCGCGCTGCGCCTCGCCATCGCTCGTGCGCTGAACGAGATCGACCGTGAGAACAACCGTCCGACCCTCAAGAAGGCCGGCTTCCTCACGCGCGACGCGCGCGTCATCGAGCGCAAGAAGGCCGGTCTGAAGAAGGCCCGCAAGGCCTCGCAGTTCTCGAAGCGCTGA
- a CDS encoding Ppx/GppA phosphatase family protein, with the protein MRLGVLDIGSNTVHLLVADAHPGGRPLATSSHRTVLRLMRYLTPSGAISDEGVTALVGAVTTARALAADENVAELLPTATSAVREAANGPEVIARLEEALGQPLQVLGGETEARFTFLAVRRWFGWSAGRILLFDIGGGSLEIAAGDEDLPEYAESVPLGAGRMTLAYLMEDPPGEKAVARLREHAAEILAPVAKGLKGMAKPDHVVGSSKTIRSLAKLAGYPRPGWSGIERMVLPRQSLGQWIPRLARIPSAVRKELPGITPERTVQITAGAVVLHEAMKAFGVSELEVSPWALREGVMLRYIEELGWA; encoded by the coding sequence ATGCGCCTCGGAGTCCTCGACATCGGTTCCAACACCGTGCATCTGCTGGTGGCCGATGCTCATCCGGGCGGCCGCCCCCTCGCGACGTCGAGTCACCGCACGGTGCTGCGGCTGATGCGCTACCTGACGCCGTCGGGCGCGATCTCGGACGAGGGCGTCACCGCGCTGGTCGGCGCCGTCACGACCGCGCGAGCACTCGCCGCGGATGAGAACGTCGCCGAGCTGCTGCCCACCGCCACGTCGGCCGTGCGGGAGGCGGCGAACGGTCCCGAGGTGATCGCGCGGCTGGAGGAGGCGCTCGGCCAGCCGCTGCAGGTGCTGGGCGGTGAGACGGAGGCGCGCTTCACGTTCCTCGCGGTGCGGCGCTGGTTCGGCTGGTCGGCGGGGCGCATCCTGCTGTTCGACATCGGCGGCGGATCCCTCGAGATCGCCGCCGGAGACGAGGACCTGCCGGAGTACGCCGAGTCCGTCCCGCTCGGAGCGGGCCGGATGACCCTCGCCTACCTCATGGAGGATCCGCCCGGCGAGAAGGCCGTCGCGCGCCTGCGCGAGCACGCCGCCGAGATCCTGGCGCCGGTCGCAAAGGGGCTGAAGGGCATGGCCAAGCCGGATCATGTGGTCGGGTCGTCGAAGACGATCCGCTCGCTCGCGAAGCTGGCCGGCTATCCGCGCCCGGGATGGTCGGGCATCGAGCGCATGGTGCTGCCGCGCCAGTCGCTGGGCCAGTGGATCCCGCGTCTGGCGCGGATCCCGTCGGCCGTCCGCAAGGAGCTGCCCGGCATCACGCCCGAGCGCACCGTGCAGATCACCGCCGGCGCGGTCGTGCTGCACGAGGCGATGAAGGCCTTCGGCGTGAGCGAGCTGGAGGTCTCCCCCTGGGCGCTGCGCGAAGGCGTCATGCTGCGCTACATCGAAGAGCTCGGCTGGGCCTGA
- the coaA gene encoding type I pantothenate kinase, producing MSAASFVPAPLSLYGEIARDDWSRLAAGMDQPLTEAEVVQLRGIGDRLDLTEVREVYLPLSRLLSIYAKTTRRLGSEVSGFLGREDSTTPFVVGVAGSVAVGKSTIARLLRELMSRWSDTPRVELVTTDGFLYPNAELERRGLMGRKGFPESYDRRALVEFVTRVKSGAEEVRAPFYSHMKYDIMPDAHVVVRRPDVVIVEGLNVLQPPPAPNDVAVSDLFDFSIYVDADAGHIEQWFIDRFKALRAAAFSNPASHFNVFAHLTDAEAIETARGYWNDINLPNLIENVLPTKHRASLILGKGADHSVDSVLLRKL from the coding sequence ATGAGCGCTGCATCCTTCGTTCCGGCCCCGCTCTCGCTGTACGGCGAGATCGCGCGCGACGACTGGTCGCGCCTCGCGGCGGGCATGGATCAGCCGCTCACGGAGGCCGAGGTCGTGCAGCTGCGCGGCATCGGCGACCGCCTCGACCTGACCGAGGTGCGCGAGGTCTACCTGCCGCTCAGCAGGCTGCTGTCGATCTACGCGAAGACCACGCGGCGGCTCGGCAGCGAGGTCAGCGGATTCCTGGGCCGAGAGGACTCGACGACGCCCTTCGTGGTCGGCGTGGCCGGATCCGTCGCGGTCGGCAAGTCGACCATCGCGCGTCTGCTGCGCGAGCTGATGAGCCGCTGGTCGGACACCCCGCGCGTCGAGCTCGTCACGACGGACGGCTTCCTCTACCCGAACGCCGAGCTCGAGCGGCGCGGGCTGATGGGGCGCAAGGGCTTCCCCGAGTCGTACGACCGGCGGGCGCTGGTCGAGTTCGTCACGAGGGTGAAGAGCGGCGCGGAGGAGGTGCGCGCGCCCTTCTACTCGCACATGAAGTACGACATCATGCCCGACGCGCACGTGGTGGTGCGCCGCCCCGACGTGGTGATCGTCGAGGGTCTCAACGTGCTGCAGCCGCCGCCCGCACCGAACGACGTCGCCGTGAGCGACCTGTTCGACTTCTCGATCTACGTCGACGCCGACGCCGGGCACATCGAGCAGTGGTTCATCGACCGGTTCAAGGCGCTGCGGGCCGCGGCGTTCTCCAACCCGGCCTCGCACTTCAACGTGTTCGCGCACCTCACCGACGCGGAGGCGATCGAGACCGCGCGCGGCTATTGGAACGACATCAACCTGCCGAACCTGATCGAGAACGTGCTCCCGACGAAGCACCGCGCCTCGCTCATCCTGGGCAAGGGCGCGGATCACTCCGTCGACTCGGTGCTGCTGCGCAAGCTGTAG